ATAAGAGCCATACTACCCTGCAGCTGAATAAAACgtgtatgataaatatactCCCGGAGTTTGTTAATGCCTGTGCTTAAAGGCTGGAGAGATCGACAATTTCAAAGTTAAAACATGATATTGAGATGTTCATAAACTTACCTGACATCGGAGTCGCCAACAGAGTGGAGTCGTTTCTTCAACATGCCATACGCTCTTTTTATCAGACCTCTTGTCCTTCTTTGCGCTGTGTTATATCTCGTTTCCGCGGGTGTTCTTGAATTACGAATCGGTATCATCATATAGGGTCGGCAAGTATAGGCTGGATCCCCGAGTAGGATTCCACGATTTGCCCCACTATCAAATTGCCTGAACAGACGAGACTCTTCAAAAATTCTCGAAGCGTGAGCTGATCCGTACCATCGTGCAACCACATATGTGAACATCATCAGGTGATTGCAAACAAACTGACAATTCAAGCTGTAGTATCGCTTCCTGTTGATGAATCGTATAGCATCGGCACCTCCTGGGCTCACGATTGCTACGTGGGATCCGTCGATAGCGCCAATCACGCCTGGGAACTCGGCAATTTCATAGAACCCTTGCATCACCACCCGTTTCTCCTCCGCTGTGGTCGGAAACCGGATGAAGCGTTCCTTCCATCCACAGATCGCTTCGGAAACACGACGTACCACACGACAACACGTAGCTTGCGAGACACCACTTGAATCCCCAAATTCGATTTGAAAACAACCAAAAGCATAAAACCGGAGTGCAACAGCAAGTTGCTCTATCGGAAGAAGGGCTCGATTCCTTCTCGTGGGATGCTCTATCTGGGGTCCAATTAGGTCAAGAACATAACGAAATGAATCCTTTGATATTCTGTATCGCCTTATAAATGCCCGATCAGTGTACTCTTCCAGAGGGTTACTACGGTCCTTGAAGACACATAAAACGCCACGCGGCACTTCCTGCCCAGCCTCTGCGTCTTCTTCCGCAGCGAATTCGACCACAACTGGCGCATCCATTGTACTCTCGACGCTCGCCAGAAGAGAAATGACCGACTGATCAGCAGTTAAACAAGCCCCTTTCGACGTTTAAAATTTCTTTTGTCATCCTTAAACAGGCGATCTTGTTTAGCAACCGCCTAAACATGGGACAAGCTAATCACCCTTTATGAAATGCTGTCTAATTTGTGTGCCCGATTATCACCTGTTTAaacactgtttaaacaagacaaCGGTGTTTAACTGAAAAACAtcgtttatgaatatgggccctagTATTTTagccgacctgatcaccactggctagtgagagcACAGTGAGTGCGAGCTGAGAGGCAACAGGCGAACGAGGTTGACAGAGATAATCAATACGAGgtaccttgtctccaggtactTTAGCCAGCGTTCACACTGGATGACCTACATGGAGCGGTTCTTTTGTTTTAGCGCGCGATTTTTACTTGACTCAGCAGTTTGTCAGTTTCTTGTTTTTAGCCACTGGAAGGCATCGCCTGCTAATTTTTCCTAGAATTTTTCGAAAATGGATCCTGTTCCTGGTAAGGTTTTAGTCTTGGTCTTGGGACATGACTGTACGTGGTCAAGGGCATGGcccgggcgggggggggggggggggggttagactATACCTCACCTAGCTTCACCCCATGCCCAATGTCGCTGATGAT
The sequence above is a segment of the Lineus longissimus chromosome 12, tnLinLong1.2, whole genome shotgun sequence genome. Coding sequences within it:
- the LOC135497231 gene encoding putative nuclease HARBI1, producing MDAPVVVEFAAEEDAEAGQEVPRGVLCVFKDRSNPLEEYTDRAFIRRYRISKDSFRYVLDLIGPQIEHPTRRNRALLPIEQLAVALRFYAFGCFQIEFGDSSGVSQATCCRVVRRVSEAICGWKERFIRFPTTAEEKRVVMQGFYEIAEFPGVIGAIDGSHVAIVSPGGADAIRFINRKRYYSLNCQFVCNHLMMFTYVVARWYGSAHASRIFEESRLFRQFDSGANRGILLGDPAYTCRPYMMIPIRNSRTPAETRYNTAQRRTRGLIKRAYGMLKKRLHSVGDSDVR